Proteins from a single region of Lates calcarifer isolate ASB-BC8 linkage group LG19, TLL_Latcal_v3, whole genome shotgun sequence:
- the slirp gene encoding SRA stem-loop-interacting RNA-binding protein, mitochondrial: MAAPSKKVFEVFVSRIPWTVASKEMREYFGQFGTVKRCSLPFNKETGFHKGFCWVGFTSQEGLNNALQKDPHVLEGATLQVQRNRHPFKGHKLDKDSVHD; this comes from the exons ATGGCGGCGCCCTCCAAGAAAGTGTTTGAGGTCTTCGTGTCCAGAATACCATGGACTGTAGCCAGCA aggagatgagggagTACTTTGGGCAGTTTGGCACAGTGAAGAGGTGCTCTCTACCATTT AATAAAGAAACAGGCTTCCACAAAGGCTTCTGCTGGGTTGGATTCACGTCACAGGAAGGACTCAACAATGCACTTCAGAAAGACCCACACGTGCTGGAGGGAGCCACG CTCCAAGTTCAGAGGAACAGACATCCATTTAAAGGACATAAATTAGACAAAGACAGCGTACACGACTAG
- the alkbh1 gene encoding LOW QUALITY PROTEIN: nucleic acid dioxygenase ALKBH1 (The sequence of the model RefSeq protein was modified relative to this genomic sequence to represent the inferred CDS: deleted 1 base in 1 codon): MAKMAASMVESGEDVFRKIFKFYKRRHPPPDFSDVIDFSRGVKHDKVVQAKLDPAVVSDVDAARVGLQPVRDWRAFGLQGYPGFIFISNPFLLGSQPFWVRQCLKTYPQKPNICNLDMHMSPSETQDIWGKSLHGLSSPPSGKREPKTLLERLRWVTLGYHYNWDTKTYSANQYTPFPADLTLLSVQITAACGFPGFNAEAGILNYYRSDSSLGIHVDESELDHSRPLLSFSFGQSAIFLLGGTRRQDPPTAMYMHSGDVMVMSGQSRLLYHAVPRIVPAPQGHAPLKMDGCNPALSLQDSTVVEQISEQDWAVCSKYIQSSRVNMTVRQVLGPGQSFPEEPSHHKKTDAGRTVTYHDEPADEESGKMKRSRCDC; encoded by the exons ATGGCCAAGATGGCGGCCTCCATGGTGGAGAGTGGAGAAGACGTATTTCGAAAAATATTCAAGTTTTACAAGAGAAGACACCCTCCGCCAGATTTCAGCGATGTCATCGACTTCTCCAGAGGTGTAAAGCATGACAAG GTAGTTCAAGCTAAGTTGGACCCTGCAGTGGTGAGTGATGTGGACGCTGCCAGGGTTGGATTACAGCCTGTCAGAGACTGGAGAGCCTTTGGCCTGCAGGGCTACCCAG GGTTCATCTTCATCTCCAACCCATTCCTGCTGGGCTCCCAACCCTTCTGGGTCAGACAGTGTCTGAAGACCTACCCTCAGAAGCCCAACATCTGTAACCTGGATATGCACATGTCTCCCTCTGAGACCCAGGACATCTGGGGCAAGAGCTTACATGGGCTTAG TAGTCCTCCATCTGGAAAGAGAGAACCAAAGACTCTACTGGAGAGGCTGCGCTGGGTCACTCTGGGATATCATTACAACTGGGATACCAAG ACTTACTCTGCCAACCAATACACTCCTTTCCCAGCTGATCTC ACCTTGCTGTCCGTCCAAATAACAGCCGCCTGTGGGTTTCCAGGGTTCAACGCGGAGGCTGGAATTCTCAACTACTACCGTTCTGATTCCTCTCTAGGAATCCATGTGGACGAATCAGAACTAGATCATAGCCGACCCCTGCTGTCATTCAG TTTTGGGCAGTCAGCCATCTTTCTCCTGGGAGGCACACGTAGACAGGACCCCCCTACTGCTATGTACATGCACAGTGGGGATGTGATGGTGATGTCGGGACAGAGCCGCCTCCTTTACCACGCTGTCCCGCGTATCGTCCCAGCACCACAAGGACATGCCCCTTTAAAGATGGACGGCTGCAACCCAGCATTATCCCTGCAGGACAGCACTGTGGTGGAGCAGATATCAGAGCAAGACTGGGCGGTGTGTTCCAAGTACATCCAGAGTTCCAGAGTGAATATGACTGTCAGACAGGTGCTGGGGCCTGGGCAAAGCTTCCCAGAAGAACCCTCTCATCACAAAAAGACTGATGCAGGCCGGACAGTTACGTACCATGATGAACCTGCAGACGAGGAGAGCGGGAAGATGAAGAGAAGTAGGTGTGACTGTTGA
- the ldah gene encoding LOW QUALITY PROTEIN: lipid droplet-associated hydrolase (The sequence of the model RefSeq protein was modified relative to this genomic sequence to represent the inferred CDS: deleted 1 base in 1 codon) has product MEDMVTDSRDDPQTDFIYCFGANTEVLKFGSCQLHSGHKILFLIIPGNPGVVGFYRTFMQTLHRMFGYRHPVWAVSHAGHCVPPDSMDMVEDASLAAEGDVFGLNGQIEHKLAFLRKYVPRETGLILIGHSIGCYIILEMIRRDPELKVLKAVMLFPTIERMAQTPQGKVMTPVLCQMRYVAYLPLFLLSLLPDRLKTSLIKLVFGGIHSLDLSVVQPTVGLLSGDCAANAMYMGGQEMKKVLERDNITIRKNLEKLIFYYGATDHWCPIQYYLDIKKDFPHGDIRLCENGFRHAFVLDTGREVAKMVVEWISGDLTTQVL; this is encoded by the exons ATGGAGGACATGGTGACAGACAGCAGGGATGACCCACAGACAGACTTTATCTACTGTTTTGGAGCCAACACAGAGGTCCTTAAATTTGGTTCCTGTCAGTTACATTCTGGACACAAAATTCTTTTTCTCATCATTCCAG GTAATCCTGGTGTAGTGGGCTTCTACAGAACCTTCATGCAAACACTACATAGAATGTTTGGCTATCGCCACCCAGTGTGGGCTGTAAGCCATGCTGGCCATTGTGTACCTCCAGACTCCATGGACATGGTAGAAG ATGCATCCTTGGCAGCAGAGGGAGATGTTTTTGGTCTGAATGGGCAGATTGAACACAAGCTAGCCTTCCTCAGGAAATATGTTCCCAGAGAAACC GGCCTCATCCTGATTGGGCACTCCATTGGCTGCTACATTATTCTGGAGATGATCAGGAGAGATCCAGAACTCAAG GTTCTGAAGGCTGTCATGCTGTTTCCTACCATTGAGCGCATGGCTCAGACTCCTCAGGGGAAGGTCATGACCCCTGTGCTGTGTCAGATGCGTTACGTGGCCTACCTGcctctcttcctgctctctttGCTGCCTGACAGACTCAAAACCAGCCTGATCAAACTGGTGTTTGGGGGCATTCACTCTCTGGACCTCAGTGTAGTCCAGCCTACTGTAGGTCTACTCAGTGGAGACTGTGCAG CCAATGCTATGTACATGGGTGGTCAGGAAATGAAGAAAGTTCTGGAAAGGGACAACATAACCATCAGGAAAAATCTTGAAAAG CTTATATTTTATTATGGAGCTACAGACCACTGGTGCCCTATACAGTATTATCTTGACATCAAGAAGGACTTCCCTCATGGAGATAtcagactgtgtgaaaatggGTTCCGACATGCCTTCGTCCTGGATACAGGAAGAGAAGTTGCCAAAATGGTGGTAGAATGGATCTCTGGAGATCTGACGACGCAAGTCCTTTAG